The Leptospira sp. WS39.C2 genome contains a region encoding:
- a CDS encoding acyltransferase family protein, producing the protein MYRKEIDGLRAIAIIAVLINHTKHEFSPNGYLGVDLFFVLSGFVITKSLLEKRDDSFRSFIKNFWSRRIKRLLPALLFTVSFGIIFSFLFSSHESYHTTMSIETGLFSLIGMGNLYLATMATDYFSTTAELNAFTHTWSLGVEEQFYLFFPILFWFLYQRKQNKLYFILTLFLLTIASYILYNFNFEKQPIKTFYFVQYRFWELSLGSLSLLFSEFLSKRQSTFSKKIETISVFILPALLFSLFYFLFNPNVPKGMNVNDPLIVCIITAFLLFLPNEKNITKSFLTFGPVQKIGLISYSLYLWHWPILTFFSWIIGIKPIFIPYILLICLLFAYISYRFIESPLRKKEWRWKHFNSKGKLSPAAIGFVIVISLLLFVRLGLYPFYLKGNFYLGEVAQLESKGVHNLLSPLSYKGETWDPNNCVLINNKDISKEISISNCSLGKSFQNKRKFLVIGNSYAVAEVFMFRTLAENNSMVTITASLGSAPAPNISSFNKWDNTSKHYWNQVVPNLLKTLNPKDVVLMVFDINGLSVEEGKLKEYTDELSHFIELRKKDGIYVVLQHAIPFMRESNCNPDLAKKQWWHKFNDPPCFYYSKQDTILKREPLTKKLEFLQKQHSNFYILDLIDTFCPNDSCTFTHPNGQFLFRDEFSHPSIEASILAGPKLLHVIKSLE; encoded by the coding sequence ATGTACAGAAAGGAAATTGATGGTCTTCGAGCCATCGCCATCATTGCAGTTTTAATCAATCATACCAAACACGAATTTTCTCCCAATGGATACTTAGGTGTAGATTTGTTTTTTGTACTCTCCGGATTTGTGATTACCAAATCCCTTTTAGAAAAAAGGGATGATTCGTTTCGATCCTTTATCAAAAATTTTTGGTCAAGAAGAATCAAACGATTGTTACCAGCATTACTATTCACCGTTTCTTTTGGCATCATCTTTTCATTTTTATTCTCATCTCATGAATCATACCATACAACCATGAGCATAGAAACGGGTTTATTTTCCCTTATCGGTATGGGAAATTTATATCTCGCTACGATGGCTACCGACTATTTCAGTACAACCGCAGAATTAAATGCATTTACACATACTTGGTCGCTTGGTGTCGAAGAACAATTTTATTTATTTTTTCCGATTTTATTTTGGTTTTTATACCAACGAAAACAGAACAAACTTTATTTTATTTTAACCCTCTTTCTCCTTACAATCGCTTCATATATATTATATAATTTCAATTTTGAAAAACAACCAATCAAAACGTTTTACTTTGTCCAGTATCGATTTTGGGAATTAAGTTTAGGATCACTAAGTTTATTATTCTCAGAATTTTTATCAAAGAGACAATCTACCTTTTCTAAAAAAATAGAAACAATATCAGTTTTCATTTTACCAGCATTACTATTCAGTTTGTTTTATTTTTTATTCAATCCAAATGTACCAAAAGGAATGAATGTAAATGACCCTTTAATCGTGTGTATCATCACCGCATTTTTATTATTCCTTCCTAATGAAAAAAATATTACGAAATCCTTTCTTACATTTGGCCCGGTTCAAAAAATTGGTCTTATATCATACTCCCTCTACTTATGGCATTGGCCAATATTAACTTTCTTTAGCTGGATAATTGGCATAAAACCAATTTTCATTCCTTATATTTTACTAATTTGTTTACTATTTGCCTATATTTCCTATCGATTCATTGAGTCACCCTTGAGAAAAAAAGAATGGCGATGGAAACACTTTAATTCGAAAGGCAAATTATCTCCAGCAGCAATAGGTTTTGTTATCGTTATTTCTTTACTCTTATTTGTAAGGCTTGGATTATACCCCTTCTATTTAAAAGGAAATTTTTATCTGGGTGAAGTAGCTCAGCTTGAATCAAAAGGAGTACATAATTTGTTATCTCCGCTTTCCTATAAAGGAGAAACATGGGATCCAAACAATTGTGTTTTGATCAATAACAAAGACATTTCCAAAGAAATTTCGATTAGTAACTGTTCGCTTGGAAAATCGTTTCAGAACAAAAGAAAATTTTTAGTGATAGGTAACTCATACGCTGTCGCTGAAGTATTTATGTTTAGAACTTTGGCGGAAAATAATTCTATGGTTACCATTACCGCTTCTTTAGGTAGTGCCCCAGCACCTAATATTTCTTCTTTTAACAAATGGGATAACACAAGTAAACACTATTGGAACCAGGTTGTACCGAACCTATTAAAAACATTGAATCCAAAAGACGTAGTGCTAATGGTATTCGATATCAATGGCTTAAGTGTCGAAGAAGGCAAACTCAAAGAATATACAGACGAACTAAGTCACTTTATCGAACTACGTAAAAAAGATGGCATATATGTTGTATTACAACATGCAATTCCATTTATGAGGGAATCAAACTGTAACCCTGATTTAGCAAAAAAACAATGGTGGCATAAATTTAATGACCCACCTTGTTTCTACTATTCCAAACAAGATACAATTCTCAAAAGGGAACCTCTTACTAAAAAATTGGAGTTTTTACAAAAACAACATTCCAATTTTTATATTTTAGATTTAATAGATACATTTTGTCCCAATGATAGTTGTACGTTTACTCATCCAAACGGTCAGTTTCTATTCCGTGACGAATTTTCCCATCCAAGTATCGAAGCAAGTATCTTAGCTGGACCAAAACTCCTTCATGTAATCAAGTCCTTAGAATGA
- a CDS encoding lysophospholipid acyltransferase family protein, translating into MKPKKHTVPYDILIKLVSLAKGLVFHSIEENFPEKEELEAPYPSALLCNHVSEADVVSLSMVYPRLNPKIKMIIPAREDILRPGFLQNEFRAKGFLKWIFKLIDASNIIPILLRYIGAVPIKRPFRDNARELVKKGELRDKVDSEWTDLVSHIRKGRNLFMFPEGTYNHDGFLNQVKRGAFYIKSKIDKLHFNSFTLTYDHLSYHKTKLYIKYGKPFEIPNEMPAEQVVKLVAETLGKHYTVTVGNLTSFVLLKLEKETKIKKQQIIQLLSQFKHQIEKQFPEITIASELRKETFQNQLEFLFQKLKKVNLIDWEDEMIRTKEVLYHIPKSLHNLKKSNIVLYHKNQLTAHREQLEKIWSQLVIETGVNIN; encoded by the coding sequence ATGAAGCCCAAAAAACATACGGTCCCTTATGATATTCTCATCAAACTTGTAAGTTTGGCTAAAGGACTTGTTTTCCATTCCATTGAGGAAAATTTTCCAGAAAAAGAAGAATTGGAAGCACCATACCCTTCCGCTTTATTATGTAACCATGTATCCGAAGCAGACGTTGTATCACTGTCAATGGTTTATCCAAGGCTCAATCCAAAAATCAAAATGATCATCCCAGCAAGAGAAGACATTTTAAGGCCAGGTTTTTTACAAAATGAATTCCGAGCCAAAGGTTTTTTAAAATGGATTTTTAAATTGATCGATGCATCTAATATCATCCCGATTTTATTACGTTATATCGGAGCAGTTCCCATCAAACGTCCGTTCCGTGACAATGCAAGAGAACTTGTTAAAAAAGGTGAACTTCGAGATAAAGTAGATAGTGAATGGACAGATCTTGTTTCTCATATTCGGAAAGGTCGGAATTTATTTATGTTTCCTGAAGGAACATACAATCACGATGGTTTCTTAAACCAAGTAAAAAGAGGTGCCTTCTACATAAAATCCAAAATAGACAAACTCCATTTTAATAGTTTTACACTTACTTATGATCATCTCTCGTATCATAAAACAAAATTGTATATAAAATACGGAAAACCATTTGAAATTCCAAACGAAATGCCTGCGGAACAAGTTGTCAAACTTGTAGCAGAAACATTAGGCAAACATTATACAGTTACAGTAGGAAACCTAACTTCTTTTGTTTTACTAAAATTAGAAAAAGAAACAAAGATCAAAAAACAACAAATTATCCAATTGTTGTCGCAATTCAAACATCAAATCGAAAAACAATTCCCTGAAATCACGATCGCTTCTGAATTAAGAAAGGAAACTTTTCAAAACCAATTAGAATTCCTTTTTCAAAAATTAAAAAAGGTAAACCTAATTGATTGGGAAGATGAAATGATCCGAACAAAAGAAGTATTATACCATATTCCAAAGTCACTTCATAACCTCAAAAAATCAAATATAGTATTGTACCATAAAAACCAACTCACTGCGCATAGAGAACAATTAGAAAAAATTTGGAGCCAATTGGTTATAGAAACAGGAGTTAACATAAACTAA
- a CDS encoding TrmH family RNA methyltransferase: MKPLKITVRNAEFQIISALRTNRTKRSKEKEVFVEGTEPIKQLLAAKWEISRILYRENFPLSHWAKELIVNHPNAKVYLVEESLYLELSEKENPSELLVTARIKECIPLSEVTNNLPSFSKQNPFYLLFDRPSDLGNFGSLLRSADAFLVDYVFVIGHSIDVYEPKVIRSSLGALFHTKLVFVSDFDSLITFVETEKNRIGLSVVGTDSTGDYDLRKHQIKSPILLILGNEKKGMSVQLQSLCDIIVKIPMLGVVNSLNVASAGSILLWEVAKSRK, translated from the coding sequence TTGAAACCACTCAAAATCACAGTCCGGAATGCAGAATTCCAAATCATCTCTGCCCTCCGGACCAATAGAACAAAACGAAGCAAAGAAAAAGAAGTTTTTGTAGAAGGAACTGAACCCATAAAGCAATTGTTAGCTGCGAAGTGGGAAATATCCCGGATTTTATACCGTGAAAATTTTCCATTATCCCATTGGGCAAAAGAACTAATCGTAAACCATCCCAATGCAAAAGTATATCTTGTTGAAGAGAGTTTGTATTTAGAACTTTCAGAAAAAGAAAATCCTTCCGAGTTGTTAGTCACTGCTAGAATCAAAGAATGTATTCCACTCAGTGAGGTAACAAACAATTTGCCATCGTTTTCTAAACAAAATCCATTTTACCTTCTTTTTGATAGACCTAGTGACTTAGGTAATTTTGGATCTTTACTTCGATCGGCAGATGCGTTTTTAGTGGATTATGTATTTGTGATTGGACATTCCATAGATGTGTATGAACCAAAAGTTATCCGTTCTAGTTTGGGGGCTTTGTTTCATACAAAACTTGTGTTTGTCAGTGATTTTGATTCTCTCATAACATTTGTGGAAACGGAAAAAAATCGAATAGGACTTTCTGTTGTTGGGACAGATTCAACTGGAGATTATGATTTGCGTAAACACCAAATCAAATCACCGATTTTACTCATTTTAGGAAATGAAAAAAAGGGAATGAGTGTCCAACTACAATCCCTGTGTGATATAATTGTCAAAATACCTATGTTAGGTGTAGTTAACTCTCTAAATGTAGCTTCAGCAGGTTCTATATTACTATGGGAAGTGGCTAAATCTAGAAAATAG